A single window of [Clostridium] hylemonae DSM 15053 DNA harbors:
- a CDS encoding ABC transporter ATP-binding protein has protein sequence MELQLEQITKRYGAKLAVDQLSMCLTPGIYGLLGANGAGKTTLMRLICDILAPTSGSIYYCRQDIHMMGEDYRGILGYLPQKFGYYPEFTALKFLLYMAALKGLNKMTAAERSMELLELTGLLSEKDRKIKTFSGGMQRRLGIAQAMLNDPKILVLDEPTSGLDPKERVRFRNLISSFSKDKIVLLSTHIVADIEYIADKIFIMKEGRFIKTGTLEEITSDIRDFVWECEVSASRAAKMEEAYTVVNVKSRGDRTVLRIVSEEKPAEEAVKAEAALEDIYLYYFSGKGEDAYGTAVSL, from the coding sequence ATGGAATTACAATTAGAACAGATAACAAAAAGGTACGGCGCCAAACTGGCGGTAGATCAGCTCAGTATGTGCCTGACACCGGGCATTTACGGTCTGCTTGGGGCCAACGGAGCGGGCAAGACGACGCTGATGCGGCTTATATGCGACATACTCGCCCCCACCTCCGGCTCCATATACTACTGCCGGCAGGACATTCATATGATGGGAGAGGACTACCGCGGTATTTTAGGCTATCTGCCTCAGAAGTTTGGTTATTATCCCGAATTTACAGCACTTAAGTTCTTACTCTATATGGCAGCGCTAAAAGGACTCAATAAAATGACAGCTGCGGAGCGGTCCATGGAACTGCTGGAGCTTACGGGGCTTCTGTCTGAGAAAGACAGAAAGATCAAAACCTTTTCCGGCGGAATGCAGCGCAGGCTCGGTATTGCCCAGGCAATGCTGAACGATCCGAAAATACTCGTGCTGGATGAACCGACGTCGGGCCTTGACCCGAAGGAACGCGTGCGTTTCCGCAACCTTATCAGCTCATTTTCAAAAGATAAGATCGTGCTGCTCTCAACGCACATTGTGGCGGATATTGAATACATTGCGGATAAAATTTTCATCATGAAGGAAGGACGTTTTATCAAAACCGGAACACTGGAAGAGATCACTTCGGATATCAGAGACTTTGTATGGGAATGTGAGGTCAGCGCATCAAGAGCTGCCAAAATGGAGGAGGCTTATACAGTCGTAAATGTAAAAAGCAGGGGAGACAGGACCGTACTGCGCATTGTATCTGAGGAAAAACCTGCTGAGGAGGCGGTAAAAGCAGAGGCGGCGCTGGAAGACATATATCTCTATTATTTCAGCGGGAAAGGAGAGGACGCTTATGGGACAGCTGTTTCGCTTTGA
- the yhbY gene encoding ribosome assembly RNA-binding protein YhbY, with product MTTKQRAYLKSLAMTMDPVFQVGKNSITPEVTEAVREALAARELIKVAVLKNCADDPKEIAQLLAERTQSQVVQVIGKKIVLYREGKDKNKRIELP from the coding sequence ATGACGACAAAACAGAGAGCGTACCTGAAAAGCCTGGCCATGACAATGGACCCGGTATTTCAGGTGGGAAAGAACAGTATAACCCCCGAAGTGACGGAGGCAGTACGGGAGGCGCTTGCGGCGAGAGAACTCATCAAAGTCGCCGTACTTAAGAACTGCGCGGATGATCCTAAAGAGATCGCACAGCTTCTCGCAGAGCGTACACAATCGCAGGTCGTACAGGTCATCGGAAAGAAAATAGTCCTTTACAGAGAAGGAAAAGATAAAAACAAGCGCATTGAGTTACCATAA
- the rsfS gene encoding ribosome silencing factor yields the protein MEHAMEMARIAYDALSDKKGENIQIIDISGVSVLADYFIITDGTSDSQIKALVENVDEKMTKAGYTLRQQEGLSSGSWVLMDYGDIIVHVFEKENRAFYNLERIWSDGTPVEREKLN from the coding sequence ATGGAACACGCAATGGAAATGGCCCGCATCGCATACGATGCATTATCTGATAAAAAAGGAGAGAATATACAGATCATCGATATATCCGGTGTATCGGTTCTCGCGGATTATTTTATTATCACTGACGGAACAAGCGACAGTCAGATAAAGGCGCTTGTAGAAAATGTAGATGAGAAGATGACAAAGGCCGGTTACACGCTGAGACAGCAGGAGGGATTGAGCAGCGGTTCATGGGTACTGATGGACTACGGCGATATCATCGTGCATGTGTTTGAGAAAGAAAATCGTGCTTTCTATAACCTGGAACGAATCTGGAGCGACGGCACGCCCGTGGAACGTGAAAAACTGAATTAA
- the lexA gene encoding transcriptional repressor LexA, with protein sequence MAQGKISPKQQEILEYIKAQILERGFPPAVRDICEAVHLKSTSSVHSHLETLEKNGYIRRDPTKPRAIEILDDSFNFTRREMVNVPILGRVAAGEPILAEQNIENYFPIPMEYMPNKQTFMLKVKGESMINAGILDGDYVLVEERKTARNGEMVVALVDDGATVKTFYKEEGIIRLQPQNDTMDPIIVRDVQILGKVIGVFRFFD encoded by the coding sequence ATGGCGCAAGGTAAAATCAGTCCTAAGCAGCAGGAAATATTAGAATACATAAAGGCACAGATACTGGAACGGGGATTTCCGCCTGCAGTGCGCGATATCTGCGAAGCGGTACATCTCAAATCTACGTCATCGGTCCACTCTCACCTGGAGACGCTGGAAAAGAACGGATATATCCGTAGAGACCCGACCAAGCCGAGAGCAATTGAGATATTGGATGATTCCTTTAATTTTACGAGACGTGAGATGGTAAATGTCCCGATCCTCGGGCGTGTAGCGGCAGGGGAACCTATTCTTGCCGAGCAGAATATAGAGAACTACTTCCCTATTCCGATGGAATACATGCCGAACAAGCAGACGTTTATGCTCAAGGTGAAAGGTGAAAGCATGATCAATGCCGGGATCCTGGACGGAGATTATGTATTGGTGGAGGAACGAAAGACAGCCCGCAACGGGGAAATGGTCGTCGCGCTCGTCGATGACGGAGCTACGGTCAAGACGTTCTACAAAGAAGAAGGCATTATCCGCCTGCAGCCGCAGAACGATACAATGGATCCTATTATCGTGCGTGACGTTCAGATATTGGGGAAGGTTATTGGCGTATTCCGTTTTTTTGACTGA
- a CDS encoding ABC transporter permease produces the protein MGQLFRFEFGKLIHKKLILAAVAAYTLVMIILLLNQRIDYLEVKTADGTTYHGRKAAAYEKTIADKYRGELNADKVNDILKAAIDSGSPEELSYKGDWVTKSISSMFVWESWDKVKPLTEEDIESAYPQIKEQPFQIGYTRGWETAMLCMESMLLIAGFLIVITVAPVFSEEYSSGMDALLLTSKKGKSTCIRAKITASVCFSVLLALFTIALPAGAIFIQYGVKGWDATVQAAAHGLFWTVPRTLSCLQAMILVIIFAVIGAVLLTCITLLISALSKNAFTAVLVALLLYIVPIILIDKLDILPLNQFLSIMPSGDFNAALVLGMEDMRLGGLRIPMSYLNIFLTIVMGLTAWKGCRNIFGGHQVT, from the coding sequence ATGGGACAGCTGTTTCGCTTTGAGTTCGGAAAATTAATTCATAAAAAGCTCATTCTGGCTGCCGTTGCGGCTTACACGCTCGTTATGATCATATTGCTGCTTAATCAGCGCATCGACTATCTGGAAGTAAAAACTGCGGATGGAACGACATATCACGGCAGGAAAGCCGCGGCGTATGAAAAAACAATTGCAGATAAGTACAGAGGAGAGCTGAATGCAGACAAGGTAAATGATATTCTAAAGGCAGCCATAGACTCCGGCAGCCCGGAGGAATTATCTTACAAGGGAGACTGGGTGACAAAATCCATATCGTCCATGTTTGTATGGGAATCGTGGGATAAGGTGAAACCTTTGACTGAGGAAGACATTGAATCCGCTTACCCGCAGATCAAAGAGCAGCCATTTCAGATCGGGTATACAAGGGGGTGGGAGACAGCTATGCTATGCATGGAATCCATGCTTCTCATAGCCGGGTTTCTGATCGTCATCACCGTGGCGCCTGTTTTCTCGGAGGAATATTCCAGCGGTATGGACGCGCTCCTGCTGACATCCAAAAAAGGAAAGAGCACGTGCATCCGGGCTAAGATAACAGCATCCGTCTGCTTTTCCGTCCTGCTTGCCCTTTTCACGATCGCCCTCCCGGCCGGGGCAATATTTATACAATATGGCGTAAAAGGATGGGATGCGACGGTGCAGGCAGCCGCACACGGCCTGTTCTGGACAGTCCCCCGCACACTCAGCTGTCTGCAGGCTATGATACTTGTCATAATATTCGCGGTAATAGGCGCTGTGCTTCTCACCTGCATCACACTGCTTATATCTGCGTTATCAAAAAATGCATTTACAGCTGTGCTGGTCGCCCTGCTGCTGTACATTGTTCCGATCATACTGATTGATAAACTGGACATTCTGCCGCTCAACCAGTTCCTTTCCATCATGCCGTCGGGGGATTTCAACGCAGCGTTAGTGCTAGGAATGGAAGACATGAGGCTTGGCGGCCTTCGCATACCGATGTCATATTTGAATATCTTTCTGACCATTGTTATGGGATTGACAGCGTGGAAAGGCTGCCGAAACATCTTTGGCGGACATCAGGTGACATAA
- a CDS encoding tyrosine-type recombinase/integrase: MAESKSYHEQTQINQTLRLREVLKTLPPFARDYFRAMEPKSSAKTRINYAYDIRVFFHFLMEANPNYKNHTISQFDVSDLEKLEPVDIEEYMEYLKVYRHEDELITNSEKGLSRKMSALRSFYSYYFKHQIITKNPTLLVDMPKLHDKAIIRLDADEVALLLDYVETCGSKLSGQALTYYHKTKDRDLAILTLLLGTGIRVSECVGLDLTDVDFKNNGITVTRKGGNQMVVYFGEEVEKALLTYINGDRKAATPLSGHENALFLSTQRRRMGIQAMENMVKKYARQVTPNKKITPHKLRSTYGTSLYKETGDIYLVADVLGHKDVNTTKKHYAAIDEDRRRKAASAVKLRES; the protein is encoded by the coding sequence ATGGCAGAATCAAAATCGTATCATGAACAGACACAGATCAATCAGACACTTCGGCTCAGAGAAGTCTTAAAAACCCTGCCGCCGTTTGCCAGGGATTATTTTCGCGCAATGGAGCCAAAGTCTTCAGCTAAAACGAGGATAAACTATGCATATGACATACGGGTTTTCTTTCATTTTCTTATGGAGGCCAATCCGAACTATAAAAATCATACGATCTCGCAGTTTGACGTTTCAGATCTGGAGAAGCTCGAACCCGTAGACATTGAGGAATATATGGAATATCTGAAAGTATACAGGCATGAGGATGAACTGATCACAAACAGTGAAAAAGGCCTTTCCAGAAAAATGTCCGCCCTGCGGAGCTTCTACAGCTATTATTTTAAGCACCAGATAATTACAAAGAATCCCACTTTGCTTGTAGACATGCCAAAGCTGCACGACAAGGCGATCATACGGCTTGACGCAGATGAAGTCGCATTGCTTCTGGACTACGTAGAAACATGCGGAAGTAAATTATCCGGACAGGCATTGACTTATTACCACAAGACTAAGGACCGGGATCTGGCTATTTTGACCTTGCTTCTTGGCACAGGCATCCGTGTGTCGGAATGTGTAGGACTTGATCTGACGGATGTGGATTTTAAGAACAATGGAATTACCGTGACGCGAAAGGGCGGCAACCAGATGGTAGTCTATTTCGGAGAAGAGGTTGAGAAAGCTTTGCTGACATATATCAATGGAGACAGAAAAGCCGCCACTCCCCTCTCCGGCCATGAAAATGCCCTCTTTCTTTCTACTCAGCGCAGACGGATGGGAATACAGGCGATGGAAAATATGGTAAAGAAATACGCCAGACAGGTAACTCCAAACAAAAAGATCACACCGCATAAGCTGAGAAGCACTTACGGCACTTCACTATACAAAGAGACGGGCGATATTTATCTTGTCGCCGACGTTCTCGGCCACAAGGATGTCAATACGACGAAAAAGCACTATGCTGCCATAGATGAAGACCGGCGGCGTAAAGCAGCATCGGCTGTGAAGCTTCGGGAAAGCTGA
- a CDS encoding LysM peptidoglycan-binding domain-containing protein — MRAHRSYAAGKRRRQVYMKKLAVVVSALVLVLCMSILLGCNFADAHGSTDEAPVEHRYYKSIEIQSGDTLWGIAEEYMNEKDGSIIEYIDEVKEINGLKSDDIQDSQYLTIAYYDTAFR, encoded by the coding sequence ATGAGAGCACACAGATCATACGCGGCAGGCAAGAGAAGAAGACAAGTATATATGAAGAAACTGGCAGTTGTTGTATCGGCACTCGTATTGGTGTTGTGCATGAGCATCCTGCTCGGCTGCAATTTTGCCGATGCGCACGGCAGCACAGACGAAGCGCCGGTGGAACACAGATATTACAAAAGTATCGAGATTCAGTCAGGTGACACACTGTGGGGAATTGCCGAGGAATATATGAATGAGAAAGACGGTTCTATAATTGAATATATTGATGAAGTAAAAGAGATCAACGGACTCAAGTCTGACGATATCCAGGACAGCCAGTATCTGACGATCGCGTATTATGATACTGCATTCAGATAG
- a CDS encoding RNA polymerase sigma factor encodes MDEKKILQYYDEIFRFSYYMTGNEEAAYDCTQETFLRLIRFYGTYTEKRKFKAWLFRIARNVCYDHFRKEKEIPEEAVTLGLSPGRAEEDKNLARMESGQVIRAALEKLPRMQRDVVILRFYHQLSIQEIATITDSSIPTVKSRLRQSMDKLRKLLDEEEFN; translated from the coding sequence CTGGACGAAAAAAAGATACTTCAGTATTATGACGAGATTTTCCGTTTTTCCTATTACATGACAGGCAATGAAGAGGCCGCGTATGACTGCACCCAGGAGACTTTTCTGCGGCTGATCCGGTTTTACGGCACATATACAGAAAAGCGGAAGTTCAAAGCGTGGCTGTTCCGGATAGCCCGGAACGTCTGCTATGATCATTTCCGTAAGGAAAAAGAGATTCCCGAAGAAGCTGTCACGCTCGGTCTCTCCCCAGGCAGGGCAGAAGAGGATAAAAATCTTGCCCGTATGGAGAGCGGCCAGGTCATCAGGGCCGCACTTGAGAAACTGCCCCGGATGCAGAGGGATGTGGTGATTTTGAGATTTTACCACCAGCTCTCGATACAGGAAATAGCAACGATAACGGACAGCAGCATCCCCACGGTCAAATCCAGGCTGCGACAAAGCATGGACAAGCTGCGGAAACTGCTGGATGAGGAGGAATTCAATTGA
- the yqeK gene encoding bis(5'-nucleosyl)-tetraphosphatase (symmetrical) YqeK, with the protein MKQKISRIRRRIKADLDRERYEHTLGVMYTAAAMAMRYDEDIDQALMAGLLHDCAKCIAPDTKIKLCDRYHLSVSDIELANPSLLHAKLGAYLAAKKFHIRDKDVIDAIASHTTGRPHMTLLEKIIYISDYIEPGREELPNMAAVRKLAFSDIDECLYRILKDSLVYLDSKNMPIDPMTEKAYQYYKEKLGKKEE; encoded by the coding sequence ATGAAGCAGAAGATAAGCAGAATACGCAGAAGGATAAAGGCAGACCTCGACAGAGAGCGCTATGAGCATACGCTGGGCGTCATGTATACTGCGGCAGCCATGGCCATGCGGTACGATGAGGACATAGACCAGGCGCTCATGGCAGGACTTCTCCACGACTGTGCAAAATGTATCGCGCCAGATACAAAAATAAAGCTCTGTGACCGGTATCATCTGAGCGTGTCAGATATTGAGCTTGCCAATCCAAGCCTTCTTCACGCAAAACTGGGCGCGTACCTCGCCGCCAAGAAATTCCATATCCGCGATAAGGACGTCATTGACGCCATAGCAAGCCATACGACCGGCAGGCCACATATGACACTGCTTGAGAAGATTATATATATTTCGGACTATATCGAACCTGGAAGAGAAGAACTCCCCAATATGGCGGCGGTGAGAAAGCTTGCATTTTCCGATATCGATGAGTGTCTTTACCGGATCCTGAAAGACTCCCTCGTCTATCTGGACTCCAAAAATATGCCCATTGACCCTATGACAGAAAAAGCATATCAATATTATAAAGAAAAACTTGGCAAGAAGGAGGAATAG
- a CDS encoding response regulator — translation MITQLTALETVEKFCHSWFELRDLELTLSFLSENVSFVGSGEGESAWGKEAMADYIRQDIAEIPEPFSCHISVIYEQTPAGNVRNLSMEITLKNTMYTWYLRGFYTLVLEDSRWKVFSIHVAEPSRNQAGGEHYPQTLVVEHIAQQRQKLLNDSVPGGMMGGYIEEGFPFYFINHNMLDYLGYENEEEFCLDIDGMIANCMHPDDRDMVDTEVAAQLEKGGEYAVDYRMKKKDGSYIWVHDSGRKTVAEDGRDAIASVCVDITAQKTAQEEVLHLYNNIPGGVFRCRFDDDLSVIGANDGLYEFLGYGREEFAAMGNKMSAVIHPDDLGPISGNLTEQLKHSNAIHYENRVICKDGTVRWVSVKAQLFAEQNGERHFYCVLVDNTKEKRLQERANELYEQEMTYFAELSSRDGAFQGRINVTQNKLENYISTANVAVSRAGDSYEQTVEHLACSAVDPHYGQKLRETLKRDKVLEDYAAGKADYNFSFLCRRKDGTAFWSGSNFHTCLNPETGDVMMFFYTQDITEQRLQDQLLKKITKLDYDLITEIDITTSTYRLVGFSDEWKQAVLQQGDFQQEIRRIAESRMNEEARKVFLEKLDFEYMKSCLARQNSYTFILELTEDRGTRVKRFQVFYINEELGRVCMTWSDVTDVVRQEQRQKEELAAALVAAEQANVAKSDFLSRMSHEIRTPMNAIIGMSTIAAQSIGDDEQIEDCISKIGISSRFLLSLINDILDMSRIESGKMLLKSERIPTEEFLNGINSICYSQAAVKNVDYECIIDPVLADYYVGDAMKLQQVLINILSNAIKFTGEGGKVTFSAAERRKTKTDAVLRFIVNDTGVGMNEDFLPHIFEPFSQESTGTTALYGGTGLGLAISKNIVDLMDGKITVRSIKGIGTEFTVDVKVGISEEEKLRHHQKKQNYNFAHLKTLVVDDDVAVCESAVVTLREMGITAEWIDSGRKAIDRVKMLWGEGRYYDMILIDWKMPEMDGLETARRIRSIVGPEVTIIIMTAYDWVSIEHEAKLAGVNMLMSKPMFKSSLISAFTKALGDKEEQSQRPEPEDFDFTGKRVLLAEDNAINTEVAVMLLESKGFQVETAENGLRALEMFSKSETGYYDAILMDIRMPIMDGLTTASNIRHLSNSDAGNIPIIAMTANAFDDDIEKSKAAGMDAHLAKPIDPGRMYQTLYDFIYDKED, via the coding sequence ATGATAACACAATTAACGGCATTAGAGACAGTAGAAAAATTTTGCCACAGCTGGTTTGAACTGCGTGATCTGGAGCTTACCCTTTCTTTTCTGTCGGAGAATGTAAGCTTTGTAGGCAGCGGAGAGGGAGAGTCAGCCTGGGGAAAAGAGGCCATGGCTGATTATATCCGGCAGGATATCGCCGAGATCCCGGAGCCTTTTTCCTGCCATATATCAGTCATATATGAGCAGACTCCGGCCGGGAATGTCCGGAATCTGTCCATGGAGATCACACTTAAAAACACAATGTATACCTGGTATCTGCGCGGTTTCTATACACTCGTCCTGGAAGACAGCAGATGGAAAGTGTTCAGCATACATGTTGCAGAGCCAAGCCGCAATCAGGCCGGCGGGGAACACTACCCTCAGACTCTGGTGGTGGAACATATCGCGCAGCAGCGCCAGAAACTTCTGAACGATTCCGTTCCCGGCGGAATGATGGGAGGATATATAGAGGAAGGCTTCCCTTTCTACTTTATCAACCATAACATGCTTGATTATCTCGGCTATGAGAATGAGGAAGAGTTCTGTCTTGATATTGACGGTATGATCGCCAACTGTATGCACCCCGACGACCGGGACATGGTGGATACGGAAGTGGCCGCACAGTTGGAGAAGGGCGGAGAATATGCGGTTGATTACCGGATGAAAAAGAAAGACGGTTCTTATATATGGGTGCACGATTCCGGGCGGAAAACGGTGGCGGAGGACGGCAGGGATGCCATCGCCTCTGTATGTGTCGATATCACAGCCCAGAAAACGGCGCAGGAGGAAGTGCTCCATCTCTATAATAATATACCCGGCGGTGTTTTCCGGTGCAGATTTGATGATGATCTATCGGTGATCGGAGCGAACGACGGTCTGTATGAATTTCTTGGCTACGGCAGGGAGGAATTCGCTGCAATGGGCAATAAAATGTCGGCGGTCATCCATCCCGACGACTTGGGACCGATATCCGGCAATCTGACGGAACAGTTGAAACACAGCAATGCGATTCATTATGAGAACCGCGTCATCTGCAAAGACGGAACAGTCAGATGGGTGTCAGTAAAAGCCCAGCTCTTTGCGGAGCAGAATGGGGAACGTCATTTCTACTGTGTGCTCGTGGACAATACGAAAGAAAAGCGTCTGCAGGAGAGGGCCAACGAGCTGTATGAGCAGGAGATGACTTATTTTGCAGAACTCTCATCAAGGGACGGCGCTTTTCAGGGACGCATCAATGTGACACAAAATAAGCTGGAAAATTACATATCGACTGCCAATGTGGCGGTATCCCGGGCGGGGGACAGTTATGAACAGACGGTGGAGCATCTGGCCTGTTCTGCAGTAGATCCCCATTATGGGCAAAAACTGCGCGAGACATTAAAACGGGACAAGGTACTGGAAGATTATGCGGCGGGGAAGGCAGATTATAATTTTAGTTTTCTGTGCAGGAGAAAAGACGGAACAGCCTTCTGGAGTGGCTCAAATTTCCATACTTGCCTGAACCCCGAGACCGGCGACGTGATGATGTTCTTTTACACGCAGGATATCACAGAGCAAAGGCTGCAGGATCAGCTGCTGAAAAAGATCACAAAACTAGATTACGATCTTATCACAGAGATAGACATCACAACATCCACGTACAGGCTGGTCGGGTTTTCCGACGAATGGAAGCAGGCTGTTTTACAGCAGGGAGATTTTCAGCAGGAGATCCGCCGGATAGCCGAGAGCCGGATGAACGAGGAAGCCCGGAAGGTATTTCTGGAAAAACTGGATTTTGAATACATGAAGTCCTGTCTGGCCCGGCAGAATTCATATACTTTTATATTGGAACTCACAGAGGACCGGGGGACACGGGTAAAGAGATTTCAGGTGTTTTATATTAATGAAGAGCTTGGCCGGGTATGCATGACCTGGTCTGATGTGACAGATGTGGTGAGACAGGAACAGCGGCAGAAGGAAGAATTGGCGGCCGCGCTCGTGGCTGCTGAACAGGCTAATGTTGCAAAATCAGATTTCCTCTCCCGCATGAGCCATGAAATCCGGACGCCGATGAATGCGATAATAGGAATGAGTACGATAGCCGCCCAGTCCATTGGAGATGACGAGCAGATTGAAGACTGTATCTCCAAGATAGGTATCTCCTCGAGGTTCCTTCTGTCGCTGATCAATGACATTCTGGATATGAGCCGTATTGAGAGCGGCAAGATGCTGCTCAAATCCGAGAGGATACCCACGGAAGAATTTTTAAACGGTATCAACTCTATCTGTTATTCACAGGCAGCGGTCAAGAATGTAGACTATGAATGCATTATCGATCCGGTTCTCGCTGATTATTATGTAGGTGATGCGATGAAGCTTCAGCAGGTCCTGATCAATATACTGTCCAATGCGATCAAATTTACAGGGGAAGGCGGAAAAGTGACTTTTTCTGCGGCGGAGCGCAGGAAGACAAAGACCGATGCGGTTCTGCGCTTTATCGTAAATGATACCGGTGTCGGTATGAACGAGGATTTTCTGCCGCATATATTTGAGCCTTTCTCCCAGGAGTCTACAGGTACGACCGCGTTGTACGGCGGCACAGGACTCGGTCTTGCCATATCCAAAAATATCGTGGACTTAATGGACGGAAAGATAACAGTGCGCTCTATCAAAGGGATCGGCACCGAGTTTACCGTTGATGTTAAAGTAGGGATCAGTGAGGAAGAGAAGCTGCGGCACCACCAGAAGAAGCAGAATTATAATTTTGCTCATTTAAAGACGCTCGTTGTAGACGATGACGTGGCTGTATGTGAAAGCGCGGTCGTCACGCTGCGTGAGATGGGAATCACCGCAGAATGGATCGACAGCGGGAGAAAAGCGATCGACAGGGTCAAGATGCTTTGGGGAGAAGGCCGGTACTATGATATGATCCTCATAGACTGGAAGATGCCGGAGATGGACGGGCTTGAAACCGCACGGCGCATACGTTCCATTGTAGGGCCGGAAGTCACGATCATCATTATGACGGCCTACGACTGGGTCTCCATCGAGCATGAGGCAAAACTCGCCGGTGTGAACATGCTTATGAGCAAGCCCATGTTCAAATCTTCTTTGATATCTGCCTTTACGAAAGCGCTCGGTGATAAGGAAGAGCAGTCGCAGAGGCCGGAGCCGGAGGATTTTGATTTTACAGGCAAACGAGTGCTTCTGGCGGAAGATAATGCCATTAACACAGAAGTCGCCGTAATGCTGCTGGAGAGCAAGGGCTTCCAGGTAGAAACAGCGGAAAACGGTCTGCGCGCACTGGAGATGTTCAGTAAGTCCGAGACGGGGTATTATGACGCCATACTTATGGATATACGCATGCCGATCATGGACGGGCTGACGACAGCTTCCAATATAAGGCATCTCAGCAATTCTGACGCGGGCAATATCCCTATCATCGCCATGACGGCCAACGCCTTTGATGATGATATAGAAAAGAGCAAGGCCGCGGGAATGGATGCGCATCTTGCGAAACCGATCGATCCGGGCCGCATGTATCAGACATTGTATGATTTTATATATGATAAGGAGGATTGA
- a CDS encoding Hpt domain-containing protein codes for MDEVQEIMKSYGMDGEATMRRFMGNTKLYIKLLDMLPADNSIHELDDALSAGDLDKAFEAAHTLKGVAGNLGLSPLYDAVCVIVEPLRKREAMDGYPALFGAVQKEFKNALAMLEALKNYG; via the coding sequence ATGGATGAAGTTCAGGAGATAATGAAGTCTTATGGAATGGACGGCGAGGCCACAATGAGGCGGTTCATGGGTAACACGAAGCTGTATATCAAACTGCTTGATATGCTGCCTGCCGACAACAGTATCCATGAACTTGACGACGCCCTGTCCGCAGGCGATCTTGACAAAGCTTTTGAGGCAGCGCACACGCTCAAGGGAGTTGCCGGAAATCTTGGGCTGTCCCCTCTTTACGATGCTGTCTGCGTGATCGTAGAGCCGCTTCGCAAGCGGGAGGCAATGGATGGCTACCCGGCGCTTTTCGGGGCTGTACAGAAAGAATTTAAGAATGCCCTTGCCATGCTGGAGGCATTAAAAAACTATGGTTAG
- the nadD gene encoding nicotinate-nucleotide adenylyltransferase: MKIGIMGGTFDPIHNGHLMLGEAAYELFRLDEVWFMPNGNPPHKRRSSIESDVEDRVEMVRLAIEGHDNFKLQQYESRKKEVSYSCDTMEHFSSVYENCEFFFIIGADSLFAIESWVHPERLFPTCTILAAYRDDIDTKEEMCGQINYLRDKYDARIELLATPLMNVSSSGLRMRLKQNGDIRAMVPDKVRAYIKKHHLYKEV, translated from the coding sequence ATGAAAATAGGCATTATGGGAGGTACATTTGATCCCATACACAATGGGCATCTCATGCTTGGCGAGGCGGCATATGAGTTATTCAGGCTCGATGAAGTATGGTTCATGCCAAACGGAAATCCGCCGCATAAGCGCCGTTCATCTATAGAGTCAGATGTGGAAGACCGGGTGGAGATGGTACGGCTTGCGATCGAAGGACACGATAATTTTAAACTTCAGCAATACGAATCGAGGAAAAAGGAAGTCTCCTATTCCTGCGATACAATGGAGCATTTCAGCAGCGTATATGAGAACTGTGAGTTCTTCTTTATTATAGGCGCAGATTCTCTTTTTGCCATTGAAAGCTGGGTCCACCCGGAGCGGCTCTTTCCGACGTGTACGATACTCGCCGCTTACAGAGACGATATAGATACGAAAGAAGAGATGTGCGGGCAGATCAATTATCTCAGGGATAAATATGATGCGAGGATCGAACTGCTTGCAACTCCGCTGATGAACGTCTCATCCAGCGGACTGAGGATGAGATTAAAGCAGAACGGGGACATACGGGCAATGGTGCCGGACAAAGTCCGCGCATATATTAAGAAACATCATCTATATAAGGAAGTGTAA